One stretch of Elusimicrobiota bacterium DNA includes these proteins:
- a CDS encoding glycosyltransferase family 2 protein — MAELNSVSIIIPVYNEEHTVEQIINTVSALNPKEIIIVDDGSTDGTREILEKLKISAEGGSASGEKNKKLKIIYHDKNQGKGSAIRTALKHMTGEIVAIQDADLEYNPEELKKLVIPIIDKKTDVVYGSRFFQKPVKNIYKRYKLGNWFLSKLISVLCSQKITDSYTCYKVFNTDVIKSIELESKRFEFEAEITVKLLKKGIKILELPIDYNPRRLGEGKKIGWLDAIKGILTIVKYSV, encoded by the coding sequence TTGGCTGAGTTAAATTCTGTTTCTATAATCATTCCTGTCTATAACGAGGAACACACAGTTGAACAAATAATTAATACGGTCAGTGCATTAAATCCGAAAGAAATAATTATAGTTGACGACGGTTCAACAGACGGAACACGAGAAATATTAGAAAAATTAAAAATTTCCGCCGAAGGCGGATCCGCCTCAGGCGAAAAAAATAAAAAATTAAAAATTATTTATCACGACAAAAATCAAGGGAAAGGTTCTGCGATAAGAACTGCGTTAAAACATATGACAGGCGAAATTGTCGCAATTCAGGATGCGGATTTAGAGTACAATCCAGAAGAACTTAAAAAATTGGTTATTCCAATAATAGATAAAAAAACGGATGTTGTCTATGGCTCAAGATTCTTTCAAAAACCAGTAAAAAATATCTATAAAAGATACAAACTTGGGAACTGGTTTTTGAGTAAACTTATATCTGTTCTATGTAGCCAGAAAATAACAGATTCTTATACCTGCTATAAAGTTTTCAATACAGATGTGATAAAAAGTATTGAGTTAGAGTCAAAAAGGTTTGAATTTGAGGCAGAGATTACAGTGAAACTCTTGAAAAAAGGGATTAAAATTCTGGAACTTCCAATTGATTACAACCCGCGTCGGTTGGGAGAGGGTAAGAAAATCGGCTGGCTTGACGCAATAAAAGGCATCTTGACGATAGTAAAGTATTCAGTATGA
- a CDS encoding DUF2723 domain-containing protein codes for MNKSKKIKLKKKEIKISYWTDFAFSKRDLISASVIFLFVFVVYNLFLCRMFYFDALMFASEVVREPRAWANHFNFTFYGNIFWKILKYTGLIKLVETSPPEGYRTLQLMNAIFGSLTVAFVFIWITKLTDGRTGIATVFSLLLAFSYAFWWRNTDAHVYPPSVFHQFVTLWLAWSYTRYPNKTKLLLLAVSTGITVLIHQGNVFFIPAILTAVIYPNLSHRSPKGKLVKNLFLFITVAGLIIVIPYLWALSYQERILLTLDGKWNINRKTLLSAFEWLLGNADFIRPDGTFDIKLVGYWNIANLKNMTIGNIKTLMRCIIYTGGGFAYGCYTFGWKANRFWPVLFQDLFIPLNLFFFFKTKLWQKYSQLFMISVVWLGTYILCVTNFNPGNLDYWYQHLITIFLIASCGFSEFLKDEKICLLLKKTLLGLLLCSVVIVPSVNFFDSIYPISRAENNENYLRAIWIRDHVKKGGVIIISGLDYSNPQKVYIPSFAGIGRISFDLIFCYYVKEQGLQILKNQVETLASQGTTIYTLDGIFSKTTEEGLKQWNISIDEIKEIFKPYEFKTLGIYRDGMKIMQVLPKRGSAAFHRREGIKFYNLKEYNKSLEEFLGIPEKDKTTLDYKLIGNCLVLTNNPQKALNYWTKALQLNPADTDLKQLLEHYRKTQ; via the coding sequence ATGAATAAAAGTAAAAAAATTAAATTAAAAAAGAAAGAAATAAAAATATCTTACTGGACTGATTTTGCTTTTTCAAAGAGAGATTTAATATCTGCATCTGTAATATTTTTATTTGTTTTTGTAGTATACAATCTTTTTTTGTGTAGAATGTTTTATTTTGATGCATTGATGTTTGCTTCTGAAGTAGTGAGAGAGCCACGGGCTTGGGCAAACCATTTCAATTTTACTTTCTATGGAAATATTTTCTGGAAAATACTTAAATATACTGGATTGATTAAATTAGTAGAAACATCGCCACCGGAAGGTTACAGAACACTACAGTTGATGAACGCAATTTTTGGTTCTCTAACTGTAGCATTTGTGTTCATATGGATAACAAAACTGACAGATGGAAGAACCGGAATAGCAACTGTGTTTTCACTGCTTTTAGCATTTTCTTACGCTTTCTGGTGGCGGAATACTGATGCCCATGTATATCCTCCTTCTGTCTTTCATCAATTTGTAACATTATGGCTCGCATGGTCATATACCAGATATCCAAATAAAACAAAACTTCTGCTGTTAGCGGTCTCAACCGGCATAACAGTTCTTATACATCAAGGCAATGTCTTTTTTATTCCAGCAATACTTACCGCTGTTATATATCCCAACCTGTCACACCGCAGCCCAAAAGGAAAATTGGTCAAGAATTTATTTTTGTTTATTACCGTCGCTGGCTTAATTATTGTAATACCGTATTTATGGGCTTTATCATACCAGGAACGAATACTGTTAACATTGGACGGGAAGTGGAATATCAACAGAAAAACACTCCTTTCTGCATTTGAATGGCTCCTTGGTAATGCTGACTTCATCAGACCTGATGGGACTTTTGACATAAAATTAGTTGGCTACTGGAATATTGCTAATTTGAAAAATATGACTATCGGAAATATAAAAACGTTAATGAGATGTATCATATACACAGGTGGTGGATTTGCATATGGGTGTTATACCTTTGGCTGGAAGGCTAATCGGTTCTGGCCTGTATTATTTCAGGATCTATTCATACCATTGAATCTGTTTTTCTTTTTTAAGACAAAACTATGGCAGAAGTATTCACAACTATTCATGATTTCTGTTGTATGGCTTGGCACATATATTTTATGTGTTACAAATTTTAACCCTGGCAACCTTGACTATTGGTATCAGCATTTGATAACAATTTTTCTTATAGCCAGTTGTGGATTTTCCGAATTTCTTAAAGACGAAAAAATTTGTCTTTTATTGAAAAAAACACTACTCGGACTTCTTTTATGTTCGGTTGTTATAGTTCCTTCTGTAAATTTTTTTGATTCAATATATCCAATTTCAAGAGCTGAAAATAATGAAAATTATTTGCGTGCAATCTGGATAAGAGACCATGTAAAAAAAGGCGGTGTGATTATAATTTCAGGGCTTGACTATTCAAATCCGCAAAAGGTATATATCCCATCATTTGCCGGTATAGGACGGATTTCTTTTGATTTGATTTTTTGTTACTATGTTAAGGAACAAGGACTTCAAATTCTGAAAAATCAGGTTGAAACGCTTGCAAGTCAAGGAACAACCATCTATACACTGGATGGAATTTTTTCAAAAACGACTGAAGAAGGGCTAAAACAATGGAATATCTCAATAGATGAAATAAAAGAAATTTTTAAGCCATATGAGTTCAAAACACTCGGCATCTATCGTGATGGTATGAAAATTATGCAAGTGCTCCCGAAAAGAGGTTCAGCAGCATTTCATAGAAGAGAAGGGATAAAATTCTACAATTTGAAAGAATACAACAAATCACTTGAAGAATTTTTGGGTATTCCTGAAAAAGATAAAACAACGCTTGACTACAAACTTATCGGCAACTGTTTGGTTTTAACTAATAATCCGCAGAAAGCACTCAATTACTGGACAAAAGCATTGCAACTGAATCCAGCAGATACCGACTTAAAACAATTACTTGAACACTATCGTAAAACTCAATAA
- a CDS encoding phospholipid carrier-dependent glycosyltransferase yields the protein MKKQKVKIQNSSQKDIPFFPEWLVWVIASVWGYIVLKNYFSLFAPGFNNLEYMLSFDQYLGIFNLSNGLVFKHIFNLLLALIFLFSAFSAGRVCLRKFFKWASPLEEIVFAVGLGLGLIAYIIFLLGISGLLYFLPIVAIILFFTVFGFLDFKKNPVKFVIKKGKLSLLDIFVAGILLVAMLINLAGALSPEIFYDSLVYHLAVPNYYKLHNKMLNMPYVFYSNLPLVHGMLYTAGLVIKDETLPKLINYSAGVISCLVLFSIAIKYFNFRIGLWASLIFYTITHVMISAWSCGTEMMLTFFGMLSFYSIANYNKERNKNGEKNWLVLSAIFAGLAMGVKYTGLFVALGVFAIYVFSEKKLIVFNPLKIAKNIFVWGLISSVIVMPWLVKNYIYKKNPVYPFMNEVFPKDPHSDYGKLKHFTNETRQFEKIEIKNWVKHPWLITMGKVPNSENFTPLFLFLIPLFLFFPRPPVVLKYAIVYFVVVWLTWSFSSTMIRFMMPAFPVAGLIISSYLNVDFYKSLKKILCWVVLVVCLINVYWSARIYYIQGGWKVVFGKQTKQEFLSTTHSSYPYGYYAAIEFINKNLLKDAKVMFIGEGRSFYIERIPVVSTAQDTTPIVKWAKSSKSADELYLKIKQECITHIFFNLGEAIRLGKSYRMFQWDEKSLSVYNKFWKKYVKEIFYKDETIQGNFLNRVAVYEILKDTGAAVPHIAPINLMSEIVVKNIRLVK from the coding sequence ATGAAAAAACAAAAAGTAAAAATTCAAAATTCCAGTCAAAAAGATATTCCATTTTTTCCAGAATGGCTGGTTTGGGTAATTGCATCGGTATGGGGATACATTGTATTAAAAAATTATTTTTCTTTGTTTGCGCCGGGTTTTAATAATCTGGAATATATGCTTTCGTTTGATCAGTATCTTGGCATATTCAATCTCTCAAACGGATTGGTTTTCAAACACATTTTTAACCTTCTGCTTGCTTTAATTTTTCTGTTTTCGGCATTTTCCGCCGGCAGAGTTTGTTTAAGAAAATTTTTCAAATGGGCAAGTCCACTTGAAGAAATCGTTTTTGCCGTCGGGCTTGGGCTTGGGCTTATCGCATATATCATTTTTCTACTTGGCATTTCAGGTCTGCTTTACTTTTTGCCAATTGTTGCAATTATTCTTTTTTTTACCGTTTTCGGTTTCCTGGATTTTAAAAAAAATCCGGTTAAATTCGTCATTAAAAAGGGAAAATTGTCATTACTGGATATTTTTGTCGCTGGCATTCTTTTAGTTGCGATGCTTATAAATTTGGCAGGTGCGTTAAGTCCGGAAATTTTTTACGATTCGCTCGTTTATCATCTTGCGGTTCCAAATTATTACAAACTCCATAACAAAATGCTGAATATGCCATACGTATTTTATTCCAATCTTCCGCTGGTACACGGTATGCTTTATACGGCGGGACTTGTAATAAAAGACGAGACATTGCCTAAACTTATAAACTACAGTGCCGGCGTAATCAGTTGTCTTGTGTTGTTTTCAATTGCGATTAAATATTTTAATTTCAGAATCGGTTTATGGGCGTCTCTGATTTTCTATACGATTACCCATGTTATGATAAGTGCCTGGTCGTGCGGAACAGAGATGATGCTTACGTTTTTCGGGATGCTTTCGTTTTACAGTATTGCAAATTATAACAAAGAGAGAAATAAAAACGGAGAAAAAAACTGGCTTGTTCTGTCCGCAATTTTTGCGGGGCTGGCGATGGGCGTCAAATATACGGGGCTTTTTGTCGCTTTGGGCGTTTTTGCCATTTATGTATTTTCGGAAAAGAAATTGATTGTTTTTAATCCTTTGAAAATCGCTAAAAATATTTTCGTCTGGGGTCTGATTTCTTCCGTAATAGTTATGCCATGGCTTGTAAAAAATTATATTTACAAAAAAAACCCTGTATATCCATTTATGAACGAGGTTTTTCCGAAAGACCCGCATTCAGATTATGGAAAATTAAAACATTTTACAAATGAAACGCGGCAGTTTGAAAAAATAGAAATAAAAAACTGGGTTAAACATCCATGGCTGATAACCATGGGCAAAGTTCCCAATTCGGAAAATTTTACGCCTCTTTTTCTTTTTTTAATTCCGTTGTTTTTGTTTTTTCCGCGTCCGCCAGTGGTATTAAAATATGCGATAGTATATTTTGTGGTTGTATGGCTTACGTGGTCTTTTTCGTCAACAATGATAAGATTTATGATGCCAGCATTTCCTGTGGCTGGGTTAATTATTAGTTCCTATCTGAATGTTGACTTCTATAAATCATTAAAAAAAATATTGTGCTGGGTTGTTCTTGTTGTCTGCCTGATAAATGTATATTGGTCGGCAAGGATTTATTATATTCAAGGTGGCTGGAAGGTTGTTTTTGGGAAACAAACAAAACAAGAATTTTTAAGCACCACACATTCCTCGTATCCATATGGCTACTATGCAGCGATTGAATTTATAAACAAAAATTTACTAAAAGATGCTAAAGTAATGTTCATTGGCGAAGGCAGAAGTTTTTATATTGAAAGAATACCAGTGGTATCTACTGCACAGGATACAACGCCTATTGTTAAATGGGCGAAATCTTCAAAATCTGCTGATGAATTATACTTAAAAATAAAACAGGAATGCATAACCCATATTTTCTTTAATCTTGGTGAAGCAATACGACTTGGTAAAAGTTATAGGATGTTTCAATGGGATGAAAAATCGTTATCCGTTTATAATAAATTCTGGAAAAAATATGTGAAAGAGATTTTTTATAAAGATGAAACAATTCAAGGAAATTTTCTCAACAGGGTGGCTGTATATGAAATTCTGAAAGATACAGGTGCTGCAGTTCCTCATATAGCACCTATCAATTTGATGTCTGAAATAGTTGTAAAAAATATTAGGCTTGTAAAATGA
- a CDS encoding aspartyl protease family protein, whose translation MGITYIKVKIGAYPESKKTIETDLLVDTGAYFSVVPCELLTDAGIKPRRQQVFTLANGKKITRQVGYAVYKVNG comes from the coding sequence ATGGGTATTACATATATAAAAGTGAAAATAGGTGCTTATCCTGAATCTAAGAAAACTATAGAAACAGATCTTTTGGTTGATACAGGTGCTTATTTCAGTGTTGTTCCATGTGAACTTCTTACAGATGCGGGAATAAAACCCAGACGGCAACAAGTGTTTACATTAGCAAACGGGAAAAAAATTACCCGTCAAGTTGGTTATGCTGTGTATAAAGTTAATGGTTAG